From a single Pirellulaceae bacterium genomic region:
- a CDS encoding TonB-dependent receptor — MSTERPNTDRKALLINLDPRRYGSFAEIGAGQEVVRWFFRVGGAAGTIAKSMSAYDMKVSDAIYGECDRYVSRQRLEDMLKTEIELNQQRLQESRGDSTAFFAFADTVSARNYRGTNECHGWMGIRFQAHPRDQVSQIIIHVRMLDNDNAAQQEALGIVGVNLLYAAFFLNHEPDALVESLLDNLSTRRVEIDMIEFSGIAFRHVDNRVMSLRLVQLGLTNAAMFSAKGEVLQPSEVLYKKNILVERGSFRPVTHVNMDMLQSAYNRFCQEPGVDPNDVITLAEITMCRLRDNGQVDLRDFLARADILAACGMTVLISDYFQYYRLAAYLARYSRKKIGITMGAGSLVELFDEKYYAELDGGILESFGRLFKNDLKLYIYPLLNQQTNELTTVQNLQVAPEIRKLYEYLCDKGCIEQLHASSPQHLKTFSRDILKQIQSGNMSWVDHVPTQVAELIQRHGLFGFRRPQANAKVRSSSAPIITSPFAPPATGAAADTGSV; from the coding sequence ATGTCCACGGAACGCCCCAATACTGACCGCAAGGCCCTGTTGATTAACTTGGATCCCCGACGCTACGGCTCATTTGCCGAGATCGGTGCAGGCCAGGAAGTTGTGCGGTGGTTCTTCCGAGTTGGCGGTGCGGCCGGGACGATCGCCAAGAGTATGTCGGCATACGACATGAAGGTCAGCGACGCGATTTATGGCGAATGCGATCGGTATGTCAGTCGTCAACGCCTGGAAGATATGCTCAAGACGGAGATCGAGCTGAATCAGCAGCGTTTGCAAGAATCTCGTGGTGATTCAACGGCATTCTTTGCCTTTGCCGACACGGTATCGGCGCGCAATTATCGCGGAACCAACGAATGCCACGGCTGGATGGGAATCCGCTTCCAAGCGCACCCGCGCGACCAGGTCAGCCAAATCATTATTCACGTGCGAATGCTGGACAATGACAATGCAGCCCAGCAAGAAGCCCTGGGCATCGTGGGCGTCAATTTGCTGTACGCTGCCTTCTTTCTGAATCACGAGCCGGATGCATTGGTGGAATCGCTGCTGGACAATCTGAGCACGCGACGAGTCGAAATCGACATGATCGAATTTTCCGGCATCGCCTTCCGCCATGTGGACAACCGCGTGATGAGTCTACGACTGGTGCAACTCGGCTTGACCAATGCCGCCATGTTTTCGGCTAAAGGCGAAGTCTTACAGCCTTCCGAAGTTTTGTACAAGAAGAATATTCTGGTCGAGCGCGGCAGTTTCCGTCCGGTGACGCATGTGAATATGGACATGCTGCAATCGGCTTACAATCGCTTCTGCCAAGAGCCCGGAGTTGACCCCAACGACGTGATTACCTTGGCCGAAATCACCATGTGCCGGTTGCGCGACAATGGTCAGGTCGACCTGCGCGACTTTCTAGCGCGAGCTGACATCCTGGCCGCCTGCGGCATGACTGTGCTGATTTCAGACTACTTCCAGTATTATCGCTTAGCGGCATACCTGGCGCGCTACAGCAGAAAGAAGATCGGGATAACCATGGGCGCCGGCAGCCTAGTGGAGCTGTTCGACGAGAAGTATTACGCTGAGCTGGATGGCGGCATCCTGGAATCGTTTGGACGCTTGTTCAAGAACGACTTGAAGCTGTACATCTACCCGCTTTTGAATCAACAAACCAATGAACTGACGACCGTTCAGAACTTGCAGGTTGCTCCAGAGATACGCAAGCTGTATGAATATCTATGCGACAAGGGCTGCATCGAACAATTGCATGCCTCTTCGCCACAGCACTTAAAGACGTTTTCGCGTGATATTTTGAAACAGATTCAAAGCGGTAACATGAGCTGGGTTGATCATGTGCCCACTCAGGTAGCCGAGTTGATTCAACGCCATGGTTTGTTCGGATTTCGACGTCCGCAAGCAAATGCCAAGGTACGCAGCAGTTCGGCACCGATCATTACCAGCCCCTTCGCGCCACCAGCTACCGGCGCGGCGGCTGACACAGGTTCGGTCTAG
- a CDS encoding DEAD/DEAH box helicase has translation MFPSGWQVALNRELPVAFAPSATIGSEVDDIAAVSIRLSAPVPQVVGFLLPEAAKLLPTLETADTPDATEARTELQAQAGCIAPTNQARRTQTRIQPPADLVKLEDRLYFVLQPPLETMLSSSKLTFPFTPFPYQYEGIAFLFPREAAILADEMGLGKTMQAISTIRMLLLARQLRSVLLICPKPLVTNWVREFHLWAPEIPVSVIEGDAAKRQWIWNQHAAPVRIANYELLMRDRHLLTEPAVHFDLVMLDEAQRIKNRDSTTAQIVRSLPRKRSWALTGTPIENSVEDLVNIFEFLSPGYLRDDMHLKSISKATRDYILRRTKDKVLTEMPPKMFRDAELELTSDQQETYKIAEDQGVIRLTDMGETLSIQHVFELVLRLKQICNFDPGTGASCKLERLEADMEEIAASGKKAIVFSQWVDTLEKLTQPLQRFGPMHYHGRVPSHRRDEVIRQFREDPSKHLILMSYGAGSVGLNLQFCEYVFLFDRWWNPAVEDQAINRAHRIGVQGAVTVTRMMALGTIEQRINDVLEQKRQLFQQLFAEAGPPCTMGLNHDEIFGLFNLSVPKPKRQSA, from the coding sequence ATGTTTCCGAGCGGCTGGCAGGTGGCACTCAACCGTGAATTGCCAGTCGCATTTGCACCCTCAGCAACCATCGGTTCCGAGGTGGATGATATCGCGGCGGTTTCTATCCGCCTATCAGCCCCTGTACCGCAAGTAGTTGGCTTTTTACTGCCGGAAGCTGCCAAGTTGCTTCCCACATTAGAAACGGCTGACACCCCAGACGCGACAGAAGCCCGAACCGAGCTTCAGGCACAGGCAGGTTGCATTGCACCAACAAATCAGGCGCGGCGGACGCAAACCAGAATTCAACCACCTGCCGACTTGGTGAAGCTGGAAGACCGTTTGTATTTCGTGCTGCAACCGCCGTTGGAAACGATGTTGTCTTCCAGCAAGCTGACTTTCCCATTTACGCCGTTTCCCTATCAGTACGAGGGCATCGCCTTCTTGTTCCCGCGCGAAGCGGCGATCTTGGCTGACGAAATGGGACTGGGCAAGACGATGCAAGCCATCAGCACGATCCGCATGTTGCTGCTCGCTCGACAGTTGCGCAGTGTACTGCTGATCTGCCCCAAACCGTTGGTCACCAACTGGGTCCGCGAATTTCATCTGTGGGCGCCTGAAATACCGGTCAGCGTTATCGAGGGCGACGCCGCCAAGCGCCAGTGGATATGGAATCAACACGCTGCGCCGGTGCGCATTGCCAACTATGAGCTACTGATGCGCGATCGCCATTTACTGACGGAACCAGCAGTACACTTCGATTTAGTGATGTTGGACGAGGCGCAGCGCATCAAGAATCGCGATAGCACCACAGCCCAAATCGTACGCTCATTGCCCAGGAAGCGTTCGTGGGCGCTGACCGGTACGCCGATCGAAAACTCGGTGGAAGATTTAGTCAATATCTTTGAGTTTCTCTCACCTGGCTATCTGCGCGACGACATGCACCTCAAGAGCATCTCCAAGGCGACACGCGACTACATTCTGCGGCGCACCAAAGACAAGGTGTTAACTGAGATGCCGCCGAAAATGTTTCGCGATGCGGAACTGGAACTTACATCCGATCAACAAGAGACGTACAAAATCGCCGAAGACCAAGGCGTAATTCGATTGACCGACATGGGCGAAACGTTGTCGATTCAGCATGTTTTTGAGTTGGTGCTGCGACTGAAACAGATTTGCAATTTTGACCCTGGCACAGGCGCCAGTTGCAAGTTGGAACGACTGGAGGCCGACATGGAAGAGATCGCAGCCAGTGGCAAGAAAGCGATCGTCTTCAGTCAGTGGGTCGATACGCTTGAAAAACTGACTCAGCCGCTGCAGCGATTCGGACCGATGCACTATCATGGGCGTGTTCCCTCCCATCGTCGCGACGAAGTTATTCGGCAGTTCCGGGAAGACCCCAGTAAACATCTGATTTTGATGAGCTACGGAGCGGGAAGCGTAGGCCTGAATCTCCAGTTCTGCGAATACGTATTTCTGTTTGACCGTTGGTGGAATCCGGCGGTGGAGGATCAAGCCATCAATCGTGCGCATCGTATCGGTGTGCAAGGCGCAGTCACCGTGACACGCATGATGGCTCTGGGTACTATTGAGCAACGCATCAACGATGTGCTAGAACAGAAGCGCCAATTGTTTCAGCAATTATTTGCCGAGGCCGGTCCGCCATGCACAATGGGCTTAAACCATGACGAGATTTTTGGACTGTTCAATTTGTCCGTTCCCAAGCCTAAGCGGCAGTCTGCGTAA
- a CDS encoding aminodeoxychorismate/anthranilate synthase component II gives MILVLDNYDSFTYNLVQRLGEIDPSVDIRVVRNDKTSVQEIRAWAPARILISPGPCSPSEAGISVEIVQELQGRFPILGVCLGHQSIGQALGGRIVRAPQLMHGKTDRIFHDARGFFQGLDNPFVATRYHSLVIDPASLPEQLEASAWTQAPDGSRIIMGVRHRSLPIEGWQFHPESFLTEPGIELLKRFLNWNPQCQPACASG, from the coding sequence ATGATTCTAGTACTGGATAATTACGATTCGTTTACCTACAACCTAGTTCAGCGGCTTGGCGAGATCGATCCGAGCGTTGACATTCGCGTAGTGCGAAACGATAAGACTTCGGTTCAGGAAATACGTGCATGGGCTCCAGCACGCATACTGATTTCCCCTGGCCCTTGCTCGCCCAGCGAAGCCGGGATTAGCGTTGAAATTGTTCAGGAGTTGCAAGGGCGATTTCCGATTCTGGGAGTTTGCCTAGGGCATCAGTCGATCGGTCAGGCATTGGGGGGGCGTATCGTTCGAGCACCCCAGCTGATGCATGGCAAGACGGATCGAATTTTTCATGATGCAAGAGGCTTTTTTCAGGGTCTCGACAATCCGTTTGTGGCAACTCGTTACCATTCGCTGGTGATTGATCCGGCCAGCTTGCCAGAACAACTGGAAGCATCCGCCTGGACGCAGGCCCCCGATGGCTCGCGCATTATCATGGGGGTTCGTCATCGCAGCCTGCCGATCGAAGGTTGGCAATTTCACCCGGAGAGTTTTTTAACCGAACCGGGGATTGAGCTGTTGAAGCGATTTCTAAACTGGAATCCCCAATGCCAGCCGGCCTGTGCTAGCGGTTGA
- the aroE gene encoding shikimate dehydrogenase produces the protein MLCVTIGRTRHTAMIAEYEHLGQRGADLTEMRLDFIGRSVDLRRLLAKRHTPVLITCRRREDGGRWDRDEGERLMILRSAIATGVDFVDLEEDIAAQIPRYGSTKRIVSLHNFEITPPDLPEIHARLARLDADVVKIATLANSFEDCIRMMELVRSAQIPTVGICMGEIGMVTRILALHLGAPLTYCAMSSERKLAPGQISYEHMKDLYRVKQINGQTRLFGVVADPVAHSLSPLIHNTAFAHHGLNACYLPFRVPADDLPLFFDWCRQSGVAGLSVTIPHKEAMLKLVDEAESAAVDIGALNTVVFRGGASAGYNTDYRAAMDCLQAALKTQKTVRKSDDRDDDLLRGRSVLLLGAGGVARAIGYGVRQRGGKVIVASRTVARAEELAHELGGEFVPWSERHSVAPGILVNCSPIGMHPDIDSSPFQIGKGFSADTIVFDTVYNPENTVLIKDAKREGCFFINGLDMFVRQAAYQYKLFTGQEAPSSLLRDTVKRATSPVNF, from the coding sequence ATGTTATGTGTCACGATCGGTCGCACACGACACACGGCGATGATTGCCGAATACGAGCACCTGGGGCAGCGCGGCGCTGATCTCACCGAGATGCGACTGGATTTTATTGGTCGCAGTGTGGACTTGCGCCGATTGTTGGCCAAGCGTCATACGCCAGTTTTGATTACTTGCCGTCGCCGCGAGGACGGAGGCCGGTGGGATCGGGATGAAGGCGAGCGATTGATGATCTTGCGCTCGGCGATTGCGACGGGTGTAGATTTTGTTGACTTAGAAGAGGACATCGCCGCCCAGATACCGCGCTACGGCAGTACCAAGCGTATAGTCAGCCTGCATAATTTTGAAATCACGCCCCCGGACCTGCCCGAAATTCATGCTCGATTGGCCAGATTGGATGCCGATGTGGTCAAAATTGCCACCCTGGCCAATTCTTTCGAGGATTGTATTCGCATGATGGAATTGGTTCGTAGCGCGCAGATTCCAACAGTTGGAATCTGCATGGGCGAAATTGGCATGGTGACGCGCATCTTAGCATTGCACTTGGGAGCCCCTCTGACCTACTGTGCTATGTCCAGCGAGCGAAAACTCGCTCCGGGTCAAATCTCTTACGAACACATGAAGGACTTGTACCGCGTCAAGCAAATCAATGGCCAGACACGGCTGTTTGGCGTGGTTGCCGACCCCGTCGCGCATTCGCTTAGCCCGCTAATTCACAACACCGCTTTTGCCCATCACGGACTAAACGCCTGCTACTTGCCGTTTCGCGTTCCAGCAGACGATCTGCCACTGTTCTTTGATTGGTGTCGCCAGTCGGGTGTGGCTGGTCTAAGCGTTACGATTCCACACAAGGAAGCAATGCTCAAACTGGTTGATGAAGCCGAATCCGCCGCAGTGGATATCGGTGCGCTGAACACCGTTGTCTTCCGAGGCGGTGCGTCGGCCGGCTACAACACCGATTACCGCGCGGCCATGGACTGTTTGCAGGCGGCATTAAAAACGCAAAAGACTGTTCGCAAGAGCGATGACCGTGACGATGACCTTCTGCGTGGGCGCAGTGTGCTGCTGTTGGGAGCAGGCGGCGTGGCACGAGCCATTGGCTACGGCGTTCGCCAGCGAGGAGGCAAGGTAATAGTGGCCAGCCGAACGGTCGCTCGTGCTGAAGAGTTGGCCCATGAACTGGGCGGCGAATTTGTACCTTGGTCAGAACGCCACTCAGTGGCCCCAGGTATCTTGGTCAATTGCAGTCCGATCGGTATGCACCCGGACATCGACAGCTCGCCTTTCCAAATTGGCAAGGGCTTCTCGGCAGATACGATCGTCTTTGATACTGTGTATAATCCAGAAAATACGGTGCTAATCAAAGATGCGAAACGGGAAGGTTGTTTTTTTATCAACGGCTTGGACATGTTCGTGCGTCAGGCCGCCTACCAATACAAGTTGTTCACTGGTCAGGAAGCACCGTCATCACTCCTGCGCGATACGGTCAAGCGCGCCACATCGCCCGTGAATTTTTAG
- a CDS encoding cytidine deaminase, with protein MIQSDQVTQQLVQRALQVRRRAYAPYSNFLVGAALLGSDGQIYAGCNVENASFGLSICAERVAIATMVASGCQQIQAMAIALLGDGSPCGACRQVLAEFGTAFPVFLVDATDNQLRHHWLSDQLLPDAFRLKTNG; from the coding sequence ATGATTCAATCCGATCAAGTCACTCAGCAACTGGTTCAGCGTGCACTACAAGTTCGCCGACGAGCTTATGCGCCCTACAGCAACTTTCTTGTGGGCGCAGCTCTATTGGGAAGCGATGGTCAAATCTACGCCGGTTGCAATGTCGAAAATGCTTCTTTCGGACTGAGTATCTGCGCTGAACGAGTTGCCATCGCCACGATGGTTGCCTCTGGCTGCCAGCAGATCCAGGCCATGGCCATCGCGCTGCTGGGCGATGGTTCGCCGTGCGGTGCCTGTCGCCAGGTTCTAGCCGAGTTCGGCACCGCCTTTCCCGTCTTTCTGGTGGATGCCACGGATAACCAGCTTCGCCATCATTGGTTGTCGGACCAATTATTGCCGGACGCCTTCCGCCTGAAAACCAACGGCTGA
- a CDS encoding SDR family oxidoreductase, with protein sequence MFDRLSGKHAVVIGAGSGMGASLARALDRAGARVVIGGRRVEALQETAAGTRIICQAVDVADRDRVSEFFQSAFECLETVDVLVIAAGANIKNRSMAQMQPEQWDQLMAVNATGAYNCMHAVLPAMRARRCGTIMNISSIAGKRAIALGGIAYSASKFAMTALGTCVSNEVASDGVRVINVYPGEVNTPLLEQRPSPVTEQHKHSILQPDDVAELLMSVLNLPDNVHVAELVVKPLNQNWY encoded by the coding sequence ATGTTTGATCGTTTGTCTGGAAAGCACGCAGTGGTAATTGGTGCGGGTAGCGGGATGGGAGCGTCGTTGGCTCGAGCGCTGGATCGTGCCGGGGCGCGGGTGGTAATTGGTGGTCGGCGCGTGGAGGCTCTGCAGGAAACTGCGGCGGGAACGCGGATCATCTGCCAAGCGGTTGACGTTGCGGATCGCGATCGCGTGAGCGAATTCTTTCAGTCAGCGTTCGAGTGCTTGGAGACCGTTGATGTGCTGGTGATTGCCGCAGGCGCTAATATCAAAAATCGCAGCATGGCGCAGATGCAGCCCGAGCAGTGGGACCAGTTGATGGCGGTCAATGCTACTGGGGCCTACAACTGCATGCATGCGGTTCTGCCCGCGATGCGGGCTCGACGCTGCGGAACGATCATGAATATTTCATCGATTGCTGGCAAGCGAGCCATCGCACTGGGTGGCATCGCCTATTCGGCCAGCAAGTTTGCGATGACCGCCTTGGGAACCTGCGTGTCCAACGAAGTTGCGTCCGATGGCGTGCGGGTGATTAACGTCTATCCCGGTGAAGTAAACACGCCGCTTCTTGAGCAACGCCCCAGTCCGGTAACCGAGCAGCATAAGCACAGCATCTTGCAGCCGGACGATGTTGCCGAGCTGCTGATGTCGGTTCTCAACCTGCCTGACAACGTGCATGTGGCTGAGTTGGTCGTCAAGCCGCTCAATCAGAACTGGTATTAG
- a CDS encoding DUF1559 domain-containing protein yields MSSNTDFTVCNVADQTAPVKRHADAPIVQMQIDSRLMGGRVKRSGQNIPRGAVQMTGDKNSLRAKRQLGFTLVELLTVIAIIGVLVGLLLPAVQAAREAMRRTQCANNMRQIGLGLHNYHSSFGMFPHSSTSAAGSGSDCQSGLYSWLSQLLPQIEQPALYDQIDFRMGMVSQCNLNSATSHRSVWILANHPNARAAATLVPTFICPSDSLVRNEDLGSASPAPGSYAGNVGWPMKSSLPGQAPIAKHNGFLGLVNPRNPIGWHQADIRSQDITDGLSNTAAVSERLMQTLTPTQSAWGWQNYDITSATPKSLLSYCGATTGRTRDLAAWINFCDAVDDPDPVFSKPHGRAWISGWTLAANTYMHVYPPGINSRNCHLYGGEHTGENIVTASSRHAAGANTLMGDGRVTFTSSSIDRQIWWAIGSRNGGEVEQLSVP; encoded by the coding sequence ATGAGTTCCAATACGGACTTCACCGTTTGTAATGTGGCAGATCAAACCGCCCCGGTAAAGCGACATGCAGATGCACCTATTGTGCAAATGCAAATCGATTCTAGACTAATGGGTGGACGTGTCAAGCGAAGTGGGCAAAATATTCCGCGCGGAGCAGTGCAGATGACCGGTGACAAGAATTCTCTACGAGCCAAACGACAGCTTGGATTCACCTTGGTTGAATTGCTGACCGTCATCGCCATCATTGGAGTGCTGGTGGGACTGCTGCTGCCGGCAGTCCAGGCGGCTCGCGAAGCGATGCGGAGAACTCAGTGTGCCAACAACATGCGGCAAATTGGACTTGGGCTGCACAACTATCATTCCTCATTCGGGATGTTCCCCCATTCTTCTACTTCAGCGGCCGGTTCGGGCAGCGACTGTCAGAGTGGTCTGTACAGTTGGCTGTCGCAGCTACTACCGCAGATCGAGCAGCCGGCCCTATATGACCAAATCGACTTCCGGATGGGGATGGTCTCCCAGTGCAACTTGAATTCAGCCACTAGCCATCGCTCCGTCTGGATTCTCGCCAATCACCCTAACGCGCGCGCGGCAGCCACGCTGGTGCCAACTTTTATCTGCCCATCCGATAGCTTGGTGCGCAACGAAGATCTGGGCAGCGCTTCGCCTGCGCCAGGCAGTTATGCGGGCAACGTTGGTTGGCCCATGAAGTCGTCGCTTCCCGGCCAGGCCCCGATTGCTAAACACAATGGCTTCTTGGGACTAGTCAATCCACGTAATCCCATCGGCTGGCATCAAGCCGACATACGCAGCCAGGATATAACCGATGGACTGTCCAACACCGCTGCTGTATCCGAACGGTTGATGCAAACGCTCACGCCAACACAGTCAGCTTGGGGTTGGCAGAACTACGACATTACTTCTGCCACGCCTAAATCACTGTTGTCCTATTGCGGTGCCACTACTGGACGAACTCGTGATTTGGCTGCTTGGATCAACTTTTGTGATGCGGTGGATGACCCGGATCCTGTCTTCTCCAAGCCGCATGGTCGGGCTTGGATTTCGGGTTGGACGTTAGCTGCCAATACCTACATGCACGTCTATCCACCTGGCATCAACAGTCGCAATTGTCATCTATATGGAGGCGAGCACACCGGCGAAAACATTGTAACCGCCAGTAGTCGTCATGCCGCTGGTGCCAATACGCTGATGGGCGACGGTCGCGTTACCTTCACATCTTCGTCGATTGACCGACAGATCTGGTGGGCCATCGGCAGCCGCAATGGTGGCGAAGTCGAGCAACTCTCTGTACCATGA
- a CDS encoding choice-of-anchor M domain-containing protein, with protein sequence MKFNLIAFGWHVTWPSTVKAAMICAMLATVNLLVSDDKLAAHEIAVEGHLDIGVLYESGQLSWHILAEEATQEGGEAGELEGMFAPNELAIRVPDLVKIDSPPFPGNSLFTGATTGPFWTIPSSGIEGAPFPGFSWDLGLPSPPQLDLGQWQNGRLVIQLIDADMPAGGNFSLWTNTINHVSTFNPALSNAPSVSPGTNSFVLSIHTHYNWGFTAPGIYDLTFRASGTHNVDGFKSTQATFRFLVGDTTTLEPPAQVIATHVYHSMWSGTPWQAIDTSKVPIREGLGPQTLGLAQLINTQHGINGFVFEVEHLADPGSITAGDFHIQWSPQSAYSVENHPPADWQEAPEPAVNVYPWSGDSHRILLQWPNETIVNRWLRLTMLANANTNLPEPATYYVGHLLGEMTGPDQGVYTVSFADITLIRQDVSLTGGANLAADITKNGLVAFADITAMRSSVSLQLSNLTVP encoded by the coding sequence ATGAAATTCAATCTAATCGCTTTTGGTTGGCATGTCACTTGGCCATCTACAGTTAAAGCAGCGATGATTTGTGCGATGTTAGCCACGGTCAACTTGCTGGTGAGCGATGACAAACTGGCGGCGCATGAGATCGCGGTGGAGGGGCATTTGGATATAGGGGTCCTGTACGAAAGTGGGCAACTTAGCTGGCATATTTTGGCAGAGGAGGCCACGCAGGAGGGCGGAGAAGCTGGTGAATTAGAGGGGATGTTTGCACCCAACGAGCTTGCCATTCGAGTGCCGGACCTGGTTAAAATTGACTCGCCACCATTTCCTGGCAATTCATTGTTTACAGGCGCGACGACTGGACCTTTTTGGACAATTCCATCCTCGGGAATCGAAGGTGCGCCCTTTCCTGGATTCTCATGGGACTTAGGGCTTCCATCTCCTCCGCAGCTCGATTTGGGCCAATGGCAAAATGGTCGCTTGGTCATCCAGTTGATCGACGCTGACATGCCCGCAGGTGGAAATTTTTCTCTGTGGACAAATACCATCAACCATGTGTCGACATTTAACCCCGCGCTGAGTAACGCACCGTCAGTCAGTCCCGGTACGAACAGCTTTGTTTTATCGATACACACACATTACAACTGGGGGTTCACCGCTCCTGGAATCTACGATCTCACCTTCCGAGCTTCGGGCACACACAATGTGGACGGCTTCAAATCCACGCAGGCCACCTTCCGATTCTTGGTGGGCGACACAACGACTCTGGAGCCGCCAGCACAGGTTATCGCCACTCATGTTTACCATTCAATGTGGTCGGGTACGCCGTGGCAAGCCATCGATACGTCCAAGGTTCCCATTCGGGAGGGTTTGGGGCCTCAAACGTTGGGACTGGCACAACTGATCAACACCCAGCACGGCATCAATGGCTTTGTGTTTGAGGTTGAGCATCTGGCTGATCCGGGATCAATTACCGCCGGGGATTTTCATATTCAGTGGAGTCCGCAATCAGCGTATTCTGTGGAAAATCATCCGCCTGCGGATTGGCAGGAAGCCCCGGAGCCTGCTGTCAATGTCTACCCCTGGTCTGGCGACAGCCACCGCATTCTTTTGCAGTGGCCTAACGAAACGATTGTCAATCGCTGGCTGCGGCTAACGATGCTGGCCAACGCAAACACAAATCTGCCTGAACCTGCAACCTACTATGTTGGTCATTTGTTAGGTGAGATGACGGGACCGGACCAGGGCGTGTATACCGTTTCGTTCGCAGATATCACGCTGATTCGGCAAGACGTGAGCCTTACCGGAGGTGCGAACTTGGCAGCCGACATAACCAAAAATGGACTTGTCGCCTTTGCCGACATCACCGCTATGCGTTCAAGCGTCAGTCTGCAACTTTCCAATTTGACGGTTCCGTAG
- a CDS encoding dual specificity protein phosphatase family protein, with amino-acid sequence MLTRLLARAVYYPTLWHNIVLGRWLKLRHWWDRVDPHCILGAVPLRGDPQCLSELGVTGVVNMCDEYAGPESEYQRLGIQQLWLPTIDFHHPSAEQVQRGAEFIQQHKQRGGQVYVHCKAGRARSATIVLWWLVKYGGLTPQQAQQQLQQARPHVNPRVFKRPVIQQLVRQLGQPTKGTN; translated from the coding sequence ATGCTAACTCGACTTCTGGCGCGCGCTGTCTATTACCCCACGCTGTGGCACAACATTGTGCTAGGGCGTTGGCTGAAGCTGCGCCATTGGTGGGATCGCGTCGATCCGCATTGCATTCTGGGGGCCGTACCGCTGAGGGGGGATCCACAATGCTTGAGCGAATTGGGCGTCACGGGTGTGGTGAACATGTGCGACGAATACGCAGGCCCCGAATCCGAGTATCAGCGGCTGGGTATTCAGCAACTCTGGTTGCCAACCATCGACTTTCATCATCCCTCGGCCGAGCAGGTGCAGCGCGGAGCGGAGTTTATCCAGCAGCATAAGCAGCGTGGCGGACAGGTGTATGTGCACTGCAAGGCAGGTCGGGCCCGCAGCGCGACGATCGTCCTTTGGTGGTTGGTCAAGTATGGTGGCCTGACGCCGCAGCAGGCGCAGCAGCAACTACAACAGGCGCGCCCACACGTGAACCCCCGAGTTTTCAAGCGTCCGGTCATTCAACAGCTTGTGCGACAGCTAGGTCAGCCTACCAAAGGCACAAACTAA